From the genome of Prevotella herbatica, one region includes:
- a CDS encoding NfeD family protein, whose amino-acid sequence MIEFITSNLWVLWAIVMFCCLILELSSGDFFVTCFAIGAFVSIFTSFVLPFWAQVLIWALCSILSIRLIRPRLIDKLHKGGDNRASNIDALIGRVGTVIESIEPNGNGYVKVDGDEWKAVSNSNEPILKGQKVEIIGRESIIVTVKPV is encoded by the coding sequence ATGATAGAATTTATTACAAGTAATTTATGGGTACTTTGGGCAATCGTGATGTTTTGTTGTCTGATACTTGAATTAAGTTCCGGAGACTTCTTCGTCACATGTTTTGCGATAGGAGCTTTTGTGTCTATATTCACGTCGTTTGTGTTGCCTTTCTGGGCACAAGTATTGATTTGGGCTTTGTGCTCAATATTGAGTATACGACTAATTCGTCCACGTCTGATTGATAAGTTGCACAAAGGTGGAGATAACAGGGCGAGTAATATTGACGCACTGATAGGAAGAGTGGGCACGGTGATAGAGTCAATAGAACCTAATGGAAACGGATACGTGAAAGTAGACGGAGACGAATGGAAAGCCGTTAGTAACTCTAATGAGCCAATATTAAAAGGTCAGAAAGTCGAAATAATTGGCAGAGAGTCTATTATAGTAACAGTAAAACCAGTTTAA
- the wecB gene encoding non-hydrolyzing UDP-N-acetylglucosamine 2-epimerase gives MNVCIVVGARPNFIKVAPIIRAIAKAHEEGRDISYKLVFTGKEDDKTIEDSLFDDLQINRPDSYLGVDCENLNELTGLVMSKFELYLQQNPTDTVIVVDDLASTMAAAIVTKKQGIRLAHIAAGTRSFDISMPKEINRLVIDGLSDILFTAGISNNNIANKEGAELSKVYMVGNILIDNLRYNHSRLKRPEVLDKLGLEEKKYILFTLNRKALIGDEAHLEKLIKAMIRGMKDSTMPIIASLRGKAAKVVANIVASSSFPSIMKIIEPQSYLDFGYITANACGIITDSGNVAEEATFNQVPCITLNSYTEHIETVKVGTNVLVGEDPDCLCSALEEMVDGNWKKSGIPDRWDGRSAERILQILCC, from the coding sequence ATGAATGTATGTATTGTAGTTGGCGCACGACCTAATTTCATAAAGGTGGCACCTATAATAAGAGCTATCGCGAAAGCTCATGAAGAAGGACGCGATATCAGTTATAAATTGGTTTTTACAGGTAAGGAAGATGATAAAACTATTGAGGATTCACTCTTTGATGATCTTCAGATAAACCGTCCTGATTCTTATCTTGGCGTTGATTGTGAAAACCTCAATGAACTTACAGGGTTGGTTATGTCTAAATTTGAATTATATCTTCAACAGAATCCAACTGATACAGTTATAGTCGTTGATGACTTGGCAAGTACTATGGCAGCCGCAATTGTGACTAAAAAGCAGGGAATTAGACTTGCCCATATAGCTGCCGGTACAAGAAGTTTTGATATTTCCATGCCGAAAGAAATAAACAGACTTGTAATTGACGGCTTAAGCGATATACTTTTTACTGCAGGAATAAGCAACAACAATATTGCCAACAAGGAAGGGGCTGAATTGAGTAAGGTCTATATGGTTGGTAATATCTTGATTGATAATCTTAGATACAATCACAGTAGATTGAAACGTCCTGAAGTTCTAGACAAACTGGGACTCGAAGAAAAGAAATATATATTGTTCACGCTTAACCGTAAGGCTTTGATAGGAGATGAGGCTCATCTTGAAAAGTTGATTAAGGCAATGATACGTGGAATGAAAGATTCAACAATGCCAATAATAGCTTCGTTGCGTGGAAAAGCAGCAAAGGTTGTTGCCAATATAGTTGCATCAAGTAGTTTCCCTTCTATAATGAAGATAATTGAGCCACAGAGTTATCTTGACTTTGGATATATAACTGCAAATGCTTGTGGTATTATCACAGACAGTGGAAATGTAGCCGAAGAAGCAACATTTAATCAGGTTCCATGCATTACATTAAATAGCTATACTGAACATATTGAAACAGTAAAAGTTGGCACAAATGTGCTTGTAGGCGAAGATCCAGACTGTCTTTGTTCTGCTTTGGAAGAAATGGTTGACGGAAATTGGAAAAAATCTGGCATTCCTGATAGATGGGATGGAAGAAGCGCAGAGAGAATATTACAAATACTCTGTTGTTAG
- a CDS encoding RNA polymerase sigma factor, which produces MYIFGTDKEKHIIKLFRRGDASAMDCLYSEYADYLTAVCARYIPDDDELKDVLQESFIKIFSKIEKFNYRGNGSLRAWITRIVINESLLCIRKKKNSPFINIEKEPPDIQDEDPEIGNLNEEVLTNMIRLLPDGYRTVFNLFVIEGKSHKEIAKILNIKADSSASQFYKAKKQLAKMIKDYRLKQE; this is translated from the coding sequence ATGTATATATTCGGCACAGACAAGGAAAAACATATAATAAAACTATTCAGACGAGGTGATGCTTCGGCTATGGACTGCCTATATTCAGAATATGCCGATTATCTTACCGCTGTCTGTGCCAGATATATACCTGACGATGACGAACTTAAAGATGTACTTCAGGAAAGTTTCATAAAAATATTTTCGAAGATAGAAAAATTCAACTATAGGGGAAATGGTTCACTGCGTGCATGGATTACCAGAATTGTGATTAACGAATCGTTACTATGCATCAGGAAGAAAAAAAATTCTCCATTTATAAATATAGAAAAAGAACCACCAGACATTCAAGATGAAGACCCTGAAATAGGTAACCTAAACGAAGAGGTGCTGACAAATATGATAAGGCTACTCCCTGACGGCTACAGAACAGTATTTAATCTTTTCGTTATTGAAGGAAAAAGTCATAAGGAAATAGCTAAAATACTTAATATAAAAGCTGATTCATCAGCATCTCAATTTTACAAGGCAAAGAAACAACTTGCCAAAATGATAAAGGACTACAGATTAAAACAAGAATAA
- a CDS encoding MATE family efflux transporter, giving the protein MQKIDNYTFLTSAPVDKVVLTMAVPTIISMLITSLYNIADTFFVGKLSTQATASVGIVFSVMFFIQAFGFFFGHGSGNYISRELGAKRHKNAQKMASTAFFFSMVCGLLFTIVGEIMLKPLSIFLGSTPTILPYTEDYMGIILLGAPFLTSSLTLNNQMRFQGNARFAMWGIVTGTLLNVVLNPLFIFGFNMGVRGSALATVIGQIVSFCLLLRISYMNQNIGIHFKNFSPSWNAIREIFYGGSPSLSRQGLECTATIMLNISAGAFGDAAIAAMSIVTRIAMFIMSIVIGLGQGFQPLCGFCYGAKLYSRLKKGYWFTVKLGTLFLIMCAVVGLSFSNDIIGLFRNDPEVIKIGGAALAWQLIGYPFNEFTMVSNMCTQTCRKPWRANLLASARRGLFFIPLIIILPKCFGLFGLEITQLISDSLACMLTIPIMIYTFRELR; this is encoded by the coding sequence ATGCAAAAAATAGATAATTACACTTTTTTGACGTCTGCACCTGTAGACAAGGTGGTATTGACAATGGCTGTTCCAACTATTATATCAATGCTTATAACGAGTTTGTATAATATAGCTGATACTTTTTTTGTAGGAAAACTAAGTACACAGGCAACAGCTTCAGTAGGAATCGTGTTTTCTGTAATGTTCTTCATTCAGGCTTTTGGATTCTTTTTTGGTCATGGTTCTGGCAATTATATCTCTCGCGAATTAGGTGCAAAACGGCACAAGAATGCTCAAAAAATGGCAAGTACCGCCTTCTTCTTCTCTATGGTGTGCGGTTTGTTGTTTACTATTGTTGGCGAGATTATGCTTAAACCTCTTTCTATTTTCCTTGGTAGTACTCCAACTATATTGCCATACACAGAGGATTATATGGGAATAATATTGCTTGGTGCGCCTTTCCTTACATCTTCATTGACCTTAAATAATCAAATGAGATTTCAAGGTAATGCCAGATTTGCAATGTGGGGCATAGTTACAGGGACATTACTTAATGTAGTCCTTAATCCCTTGTTTATATTTGGATTTAATATGGGGGTTCGTGGTTCGGCTCTTGCAACCGTAATAGGACAAATTGTATCTTTTTGTCTTTTACTGCGAATTTCATACATGAATCAAAACATAGGAATTCATTTTAAAAATTTTTCGCCGTCATGGAATGCAATTCGTGAAATATTTTATGGAGGAAGTCCTTCTCTTTCACGTCAGGGGCTGGAATGCACAGCTACGATAATGCTTAATATCTCAGCAGGAGCCTTTGGCGATGCAGCAATAGCTGCAATGAGTATTGTTACTAGAATAGCTATGTTTATTATGTCTATTGTGATAGGATTGGGACAAGGCTTTCAGCCCTTATGTGGCTTCTGCTATGGCGCAAAGTTGTATTCAAGATTAAAGAAGGGATATTGGTTTACCGTAAAATTAGGTACATTGTTCCTAATTATGTGTGCTGTTGTTGGTTTATCGTTCAGTAATGACATAATCGGATTGTTCAGAAACGACCCTGAAGTTATAAAAATAGGAGGTGCAGCTTTAGCTTGGCAACTTATAGGATATCCATTCAATGAATTTACAATGGTTAGTAACATGTGTACTCAGACATGTCGTAAGCCTTGGCGTGCTAATTTATTGGCATCGGCAAGGCGAGGCTTGTTTTTCATACCATTGATAATCATACTTCCAAAATGCTTTGGCTTGTTTGGTTTAGAGATAACACAGTTGATAAGTGACAGCTTAGCATGTATGTTAACTATTCCAATAATGATATATACTTTCAGAGAGTTACGCTAG
- a CDS encoding outer membrane beta-barrel protein → MKDQWINDIKDRIRDSNRKAPESLLDDIKREMERRGIAPARSKKAHTVSMWTLRSAIAVAAMSVAFILYNYKNNYNNNDNIKIANNNKETQVNEIVKKSDNNLLNYKKKGNIILRISNNVKKGIELISKDIDANKDASINKENLIAQTTTTTKETENDTSQKKISSNKNYTGQVYNDYKYEYHHSKNHESELRVSTYYSGIMNGYSNSQNGVMLANAYYYGDSSDKMVNDNKYYAIYSNNELTTETKHHQPIKLGVSINYKINDRWSLQTGFTYSYLSSDFTINSHGEDNIKEQKLHYVGLPLSASYSIWHNNAINIYATAGGEAEKLVNGKAKTTHDANGTETYSTTENIKSNRLLFSTNAAAGIEYKADKSLSLYAEPGISYHFKNGSGIKNIYTENPFNFNLNIGIRININK, encoded by the coding sequence ATGAAGGATCAATGGATTAACGATATCAAAGACCGAATAAGGGACAGTAACAGAAAAGCCCCAGAAAGTCTGCTCGACGACATCAAAAGAGAGATGGAACGTCGTGGTATTGCTCCTGCACGCTCAAAAAAAGCACACACTGTCTCTATGTGGACTTTGCGTTCTGCGATAGCTGTAGCAGCTATGTCTGTTGCCTTTATTCTTTATAACTACAAAAATAACTATAATAACAATGATAATATAAAAATTGCAAATAATAACAAAGAAACACAAGTAAATGAGATAGTCAAGAAAAGTGATAACAATTTATTGAATTACAAGAAAAAGGGTAACATTATACTCAGAATTTCAAACAACGTAAAAAAAGGGATTGAATTAATATCTAAAGATATTGATGCAAACAAAGACGCATCGATTAATAAAGAAAATCTTATTGCCCAAACAACAACAACAACAAAAGAAACAGAAAACGACACGTCCCAGAAAAAGATATCAAGTAATAAGAACTATACAGGACAGGTATATAATGACTATAAATATGAATATCATCACAGTAAGAATCATGAATCAGAATTAAGAGTCTCCACATACTACTCTGGAATAATGAATGGTTACAGCAATTCACAAAATGGAGTAATGTTGGCTAATGCATACTATTATGGAGATAGTTCAGATAAAATGGTTAACGACAATAAGTATTATGCCATATATTCAAACAATGAACTTACAACGGAAACCAAACATCACCAACCTATTAAACTTGGTGTATCTATAAATTACAAGATTAATGACAGATGGAGCTTACAGACGGGTTTCACTTACAGTTACCTTTCATCAGATTTTACAATAAACAGTCATGGAGAAGATAACATTAAGGAGCAAAAGTTGCATTATGTAGGTCTGCCACTATCCGCAAGCTATAGCATTTGGCACAACAATGCCATAAACATATATGCAACAGCTGGTGGAGAAGCTGAAAAACTCGTCAACGGTAAGGCTAAGACTACTCACGACGCTAATGGAACAGAAACATACTCTACTACTGAAAACATAAAGAGTAACAGACTTTTGTTTTCTACAAACGCAGCAGCGGGTATAGAATATAAAGCTGATAAATCGTTAAGTCTATATGCAGAACCTGGTATAAGCTATCATTTTAAAAACGGAAGTGGCATAAAAAATATTTATACAGAAAATCCATTTAACTTCAATCTTAATATAGGAATCAGAATAAATATAAATAAATAA
- a CDS encoding LysO family transporter, which produces MFRILFLLFLGIGIGYLMRNVRGIRHVEKTTRLTIFALLFVFGITIGSNHALLNNIAYFGWQAVVIAVFGIVGSFGASYLFNRVLTRKGKQK; this is translated from the coding sequence ATGTTCAGAATATTATTCTTATTATTTCTAGGTATTGGAATCGGATATTTAATGCGTAATGTGCGTGGAATAAGGCATGTGGAAAAGACCACAAGGCTTACCATATTTGCATTATTGTTTGTCTTTGGCATAACAATAGGTTCAAATCATGCATTATTGAATAATATTGCTTACTTTGGTTGGCAGGCTGTTGTAATAGCAGTGTTTGGTATCGTCGGAAGTTTCGGCGCATCATATTTGTTTAATCGAGTATTGACAAGGAAAGGAAAGCAAAAATGA
- a CDS encoding lysine exporter LysO family protein, translating into MKENLLLLVSLLLGITIGAFDLAPMWLHNASLPMIILSLLVLQVGMGVGSMDNLGRMIRSIHWQMFLLPACTIVGTLLFTSLAFLFFSNHKLGDIMAIGSGFGYYSLSSVLIAQMKTITVGPAQATQLATIALLTNVVRELLALFGCKYFTRKGSCFAAISIAGINSMDVCLPSILRAANDKTLVPVAVFHGIILEISIPMLIAFFCQ; encoded by the coding sequence ATGAAAGAAAATTTATTGTTATTAGTGTCGTTGTTGTTAGGAATTACCATTGGTGCTTTTGATTTAGCGCCCATGTGGTTGCATAACGCATCGTTGCCTATGATTATTCTTTCGTTGCTTGTTCTTCAAGTTGGAATGGGAGTTGGCAGTATGGATAATCTTGGTAGAATGATACGCTCTATTCACTGGCAGATGTTTTTATTGCCAGCATGCACAATTGTAGGAACTTTACTTTTTACTTCATTGGCATTTTTATTTTTCAGTAATCATAAACTTGGTGATATAATGGCTATTGGTAGTGGGTTTGGTTATTATTCATTATCATCAGTGCTTATTGCCCAGATGAAGACTATTACTGTTGGACCTGCTCAGGCTACCCAATTAGCTACAATTGCTTTATTGACAAATGTGGTAAGGGAGCTTCTTGCGTTGTTCGGTTGCAAATATTTTACGAGAAAAGGTAGCTGCTTTGCTGCTATTTCTATTGCCGGAATAAACTCAATGGATGTTTGTCTTCCGTCAATATTACGAGCAGCCAATGATAAGACGTTGGTTCCTGTTGCTGTATTTCATGGAATAATTCTTGAAATAAGTATACCAATGCTTATTGCTTTTTTCTGTCAGTAA
- a CDS encoding HAD family hydrolase: MIKLILFDLGGVIYTSDRDESVKRFSALGLDNADSRLNAYTQTGIFGDLEDGKITDKEFLEALGKDIGHEISWNDCRHAWLGYAADLPERNIKLLETLRKQGYRLALASNTNKFMMSWTCSNEFDGKGNSINHYMDELYVSYKIGALKPSKHFFEYILDKENVKPEETLFIDDSPNNVDAAKSMGINIIQAINGEDWTKDVLCVCAHTNI; this comes from the coding sequence ATGATAAAACTTATTTTATTTGATTTAGGTGGAGTTATCTATACTAGTGATCGTGACGAATCTGTGAAAAGATTTTCCGCACTTGGATTGGATAATGCTGATTCACGTCTTAACGCCTATACACAGACTGGAATATTTGGAGATTTGGAAGATGGGAAAATCACAGATAAAGAGTTCCTTGAGGCGTTGGGAAAAGACATTGGGCATGAAATTAGTTGGAATGATTGTAGACATGCCTGGCTTGGATATGCTGCTGATTTACCAGAAAGAAATATAAAACTTCTTGAGACTCTGCGAAAACAAGGCTACAGGCTAGCTTTAGCTAGTAATACAAATAAGTTTATGATGTCGTGGACTTGTAGTAATGAGTTTGACGGAAAGGGAAACAGCATAAATCATTATATGGATGAACTTTATGTGAGTTATAAAATAGGTGCATTGAAACCTTCCAAACACTTTTTTGAGTATATTCTTGACAAGGAAAATGTGAAGCCTGAGGAAACTCTGTTCATCGACGATAGTCCAAATAATGTGGATGCTGCAAAAAGTATGGGTATCAATATCATACAGGCTATCAACGGAGAGGACTGGACAAAAGATGTTTTATGTGTGTGTGCGCACACAAATATTTGA
- a CDS encoding FMN-binding protein has translation MKNKNYKQLLALGTCLIALAVVAVVRDGKVWGHKMSMANKEIVDKGGKVNPMSSLPDGTVIINTSSLAKDVNGYGGNVPLEIYLKDGKVVKIKALKNSETPEFFAQASKLLTAWNGKTVDDAQKMKVDGMSGATYSSRGILGNVQRGLQYAAKNAVKPSPFDNTDFSAKNIAGLVVVLMGAIIPLFYRKKKYRIVQLVLNVVVLGFWCGTFISYSLMVGYMSTGINIWISVIPIIMLITAFVYPLFGKKSHYCTYICPCGSLQELAGRMNKRNKLKVKSETIKMLGKFREILWAVLMMMMLIGVGFEWMDYEIFSAFIITSASATVLVLAALFMVLSVFVPRPYCRFVCPTGTLFKVAQNSK, from the coding sequence ATGAAGAATAAGAATTACAAGCAATTGTTAGCTCTTGGTACATGTCTAATCGCACTTGCCGTAGTTGCTGTTGTGCGTGACGGTAAGGTATGGGGACACAAGATGAGCATGGCAAATAAAGAAATTGTCGATAAAGGTGGGAAAGTAAATCCTATGAGCTCATTGCCTGATGGAACAGTGATAATTAATACTTCATCGTTAGCTAAAGATGTTAATGGATATGGTGGTAATGTACCATTGGAGATATATCTGAAAGATGGAAAGGTTGTTAAGATAAAGGCATTGAAGAACTCTGAAACGCCAGAATTCTTTGCCCAAGCATCAAAGTTGCTCACTGCATGGAATGGTAAGACCGTTGATGATGCTCAAAAAATGAAAGTAGATGGTATGAGTGGTGCTACATACTCATCACGTGGTATTTTAGGTAATGTGCAGCGTGGATTGCAATATGCAGCCAAAAACGCAGTAAAACCATCTCCTTTTGACAATACGGACTTTAGTGCAAAGAATATTGCAGGACTTGTAGTTGTGCTTATGGGAGCTATAATACCTTTATTTTATCGCAAAAAGAAATACCGCATAGTGCAACTCGTTCTTAATGTCGTAGTATTGGGATTTTGGTGTGGTACCTTCATTTCTTATTCACTAATGGTTGGATATATGTCAACAGGTATTAATATCTGGATTTCAGTTATACCTATAATAATGCTCATAACGGCATTTGTTTATCCTCTTTTTGGCAAGAAAAGCCATTATTGTACATATATCTGTCCATGTGGCTCTTTACAGGAGCTTGCTGGGAGGATGAATAAGCGCAATAAGTTAAAGGTGAAATCAGAAACAATAAAGATGCTTGGTAAGTTTAGAGAAATATTGTGGGCTGTACTAATGATGATGATGCTTATTGGTGTAGGTTTTGAATGGATGGATTATGAGATTTTCTCAGCTTTTATTATTACCAGTGCATCAGCAACAGTATTAGTACTTGCAGCCTTATTCATGGTATTATCTGTTTTTGTGCCGCGTCCATATTGTCGTTTTGTTTGTCCTACTGGTACATTATTTAAAGTTGCGCAAAACTCAAAATGA
- a CDS encoding M48 family metallopeptidase translates to MKRIKFILFLVVVLILSACGTTQTVPVTGRKHNLLFSDSEILSYSNREYSKYMQGAKKSTDAASTAMVQRVGKRLAASVNTYLKNNNMASEIQNYSWEFNLVADKEVNAFCMPGGKIVVYEGLLPVTQNEASLAVVLGHEIAHAVAKHSAEQMSKKARQQYGTMALGTILNSAVGSGAGDLASGVAGEYFSFRNLKYSRDNESEADYMGLIFAAMAGYNPEVAVPFWKRMAELGSSTNNDLFSDHPSDSKRIAAIEKLMPDALKYYQASGYVNNNNAVKKPARKPNRR, encoded by the coding sequence ATGAAAAGAATCAAGTTCATATTGTTTCTTGTTGTCGTATTAATCTTATCAGCTTGTGGTACAACACAAACTGTACCAGTAACTGGGCGCAAACACAATTTACTCTTTTCTGATTCTGAAATACTTAGTTATAGTAATCGTGAGTATTCAAAGTATATGCAAGGAGCTAAGAAATCAACGGATGCTGCCAGCACAGCTATGGTTCAGCGCGTTGGAAAGCGATTGGCTGCATCTGTTAATACATATCTGAAAAATAACAATATGGCTTCCGAAATACAAAACTATTCATGGGAGTTTAATCTTGTAGCTGACAAAGAGGTTAATGCCTTCTGTATGCCGGGTGGTAAGATTGTTGTTTATGAAGGTTTGCTACCTGTTACACAGAATGAGGCTTCTCTTGCTGTTGTGCTAGGACATGAAATTGCTCACGCCGTAGCTAAGCACAGTGCTGAACAGATGTCAAAGAAAGCACGTCAACAATATGGAACTATGGCTTTGGGAACTATACTTAATTCCGCAGTAGGAAGCGGAGCGGGAGATCTTGCGTCTGGAGTAGCGGGAGAATATTTTTCTTTCCGTAATTTGAAATACAGTAGAGATAACGAGAGTGAAGCTGATTACATGGGATTGATATTTGCAGCAATGGCTGGATATAATCCTGAGGTTGCTGTACCTTTCTGGAAGAGGATGGCAGAGTTGGGTAGTAGTACTAATAACGACTTGTTCAGCGATCACCCATCTGATTCAAAGCGTATAGCTGCAATTGAAAAACTGATGCCTGATGCTTTAAAATATTATCAGGCTTCAGGGTATGTTAATAATAACAACGCAGTAAAGAAGCCTGCACGTAAACCAAATAGGAGATAA
- a CDS encoding NigD1/NigD2 family lipoprotein, with the protein MKHIKFIATLLLLASTMPVLQSCLNDDNDDSNYSMQYPSAIVTVKNEGGKLMLQLDDSTKLYPSNITKPPYGDKEVRALVNYNKINSSNTNSVYVNWIDSIRTKNMVADLGTNNDTKYGTDPVEIVNDWVTVVEDGYLTLRFRTYFGYNVTHELNLVKGSNPYEVVLHHNANGDKSGILKDGLIAFKLDSLPDTEGKTVDLTVKWNSFSGEKTAKFKYRSRPTSK; encoded by the coding sequence ATGAAACATATTAAATTTATTGCCACATTATTGCTTTTGGCATCGACAATGCCTGTTTTACAGTCTTGTCTTAACGACGACAATGACGATAGCAACTACAGCATGCAATATCCTTCTGCTATAGTAACTGTAAAGAACGAAGGAGGTAAGCTTATGCTGCAACTTGACGACAGTACAAAACTGTATCCAAGTAACATTACTAAGCCTCCTTATGGTGACAAAGAAGTGCGTGCTCTTGTGAATTATAATAAGATAAACAGTAGCAACACAAATTCTGTTTACGTGAACTGGATAGACAGTATACGCACAAAGAACATGGTTGCCGATTTAGGAACAAACAACGACACTAAATACGGAACTGATCCTGTGGAAATAGTGAATGACTGGGTGACAGTTGTTGAAGACGGGTATCTAACATTACGTTTCCGTACATATTTCGGCTACAATGTTACTCACGAATTAAACCTCGTAAAAGGAAGCAACCCTTATGAAGTAGTATTGCATCACAATGCCAACGGAGATAAAAGTGGTATATTGAAAGACGGATTGATTGCATTTAAGCTAGACTCATTGCCTGACACAGAAGGCAAAACTGTAGATCTCACTGTGAAATGGAACTCATTCAGTGGAGAAAAGACAGCAAAATTCAAATACCGCTCAAGACCAACATCTAAATAA
- a CDS encoding SPFH domain-containing protein, with product MSIAFYALIAAVVLAIIFIKMTVVIIPQSETKIIERLGKYFATLKPGINIIIPFIDRSKAMVSMSNGRYIYTNTIDLREQVYDFDRQNVITKDNIQMQINALLYFQIVDPFKAAYEINNLPNAIEKLTQTTLRNIIGDMELDQTLTSRDTINTRLRGVLDDATNKWGIKVNRVELQDITPPESVLQAMEKQMQAERNKRATILTSEGDKQAQILQSEGDKAAMINRAEADKQQAILRAEGDANARIKKAEAEAVAIQKITDAVGKSSNPANYLLAQKYIQMLQDVADGDKTKTVFLPYEATNLMGSIGGIKELFKGE from the coding sequence ATGAGTATTGCTTTTTATGCTTTAATCGCAGCCGTAGTGCTTGCAATCATCTTTATAAAGATGACGGTGGTAATAATTCCACAGAGTGAAACAAAAATTATTGAGCGACTTGGAAAGTATTTCGCAACCCTTAAGCCAGGTATTAATATTATTATTCCGTTTATAGACCGTTCAAAGGCAATGGTATCAATGTCTAATGGAAGATATATTTATACTAACACCATTGATCTTCGTGAGCAGGTTTATGATTTTGACAGACAAAATGTTATTACCAAAGATAATATTCAGATGCAGATAAACGCATTGTTGTATTTCCAGATTGTTGATCCGTTCAAAGCTGCATATGAGATTAATAACTTGCCAAACGCGATAGAGAAACTTACACAGACAACACTGCGTAATATCATCGGAGACATGGAACTTGACCAGACTTTGACAAGTCGTGATACCATAAATACCAGACTCCGTGGTGTACTTGACGACGCAACAAATAAGTGGGGTATAAAGGTGAACCGTGTTGAGTTGCAGGATATCACACCTCCAGAAAGCGTTTTGCAGGCAATGGAAAAGCAAATGCAGGCAGAACGTAATAAACGTGCTACAATCCTTACTAGTGAAGGAGATAAACAAGCTCAGATATTACAGAGTGAAGGTGACAAGGCTGCTATGATAAACCGTGCTGAAGCAGACAAGCAACAAGCTATATTACGTGCCGAAGGTGATGCCAATGCACGAATAAAGAAGGCTGAGGCTGAGGCTGTAGCAATACAAAAGATAACGGACGCTGTAGGAAAGTCTAGTAACCCAGCTAACTATTTGCTTGCGCAGAAGTACATACAGATGTTGCAGGATGTTGCGGATGGCGACAAGACAAAGACAGTATTCCTGCCTTATGAGGCAACAAATCTGATGGGAAGCATTGGAGGAATAAAGGAATTGTTCAAGGGAGAATAA